In the genome of Brachypodium distachyon strain Bd21 chromosome 3, Brachypodium_distachyon_v3.0, whole genome shotgun sequence, the window GCCGAGaaccagcagcagaagaagcaCCAGCACCCTCGGCGAACACAAGAAGCCGCGCCTCGCCATTGCAGCCGCTATTAACTGGAGGAATACTACTCTGTTTTCTCGATTTGTATGTGAGCTCCGGACTTGTGTGAGCTGGGGATGCGAGGAGCAGGGGAGAGTAGAGTGGGTGTGGGTGTGGCCGTGTGGTTgagtgtgtgtatatataggcCGTAGGAGGGCAGTGAGCTGGAAGCTGACCACGGTCGCGTGCCAGGCTGGCGCGTGAGATTGGAGTGGATtctggagggaggaggaggttcgGATCAGGGGAGATTGTCGCGGGGAAGGTTGGGGTTGGGCGAGTGCTGTCCTGCGGACTCCTGCCCTGGCTGGGCAGCCGCGGaggcatggcatggcattTGCTGGAAACCTGGAAGAGGGGAAAGATGCTGTGTCCTCCTTGGCCTTTACTTCCTTGCAGTGGTTTGCTGTACTAGGCCTACGAGCTAGCGAGTGCGACAATTGAGGCTTGAGATCCGGTGTGTTGTACCGGAGGAAGCTCCTGTATGCCGCGTTTTGCTACGACTCTACGAGTAGATGAGCTTGGACTGCTTGGTTTCACAGAGGCAGTAGTACTAACCATACGGGCCATATTGTACCTCATTTATCAACTCGTTAATAGTTTTATCCATTTATGATCAACAAGTTTTTCCTGTGTTATGCAGACGATGTTACTCTATTCTATCTGCATTTTACCATCGTTTATTTTGAGTTTTCCTCTCTTTCACTATTTCCTGTGGTTCTCGTTCGTGCAGTGCTGGTTTTTCCAGTTGGCCCGGGCGGGAAGCAGTCAGCACTCTCACTTCATCAGCAGCTGGTCTGACATTTGACCCTTGTCAAAAGCGCGCGGCTGCGATCTCCTTGTTTGGTGGAGTGGGAAGAGCACGGCTCGCTGTCTCCCGTTCACGGCCAGCTGGATTATGGATCCGTGGCTCCGTGCTGACTAGGCTAGCTAGGCTACCCAAATGGAGCACGGGAGTACTATCCCCAGTCAGAATACGCGTTTGGTACCGGGTGCCCTTCCTGCTGCCTACGTGCAAAGGAGTATGCTCCATCTGCTCGGGGACGATTTTGGTTGTTTTATACTAGGATCTTGGTTGTTTTACTTCCAGCTCTTCTAGCGAGGACGCATGCAAAGCAAGTACTATGAGCTTTCGTGTTGGTGATGGGATGCTCTACTGCGAACTTTGGtgagaacaaaaaataaaattcaacCCATCACAAGGCCATGATTGCCAAGACCAAGCACCGGACCGCCAAAGCACCTACTTAACGAAAGCGAGGCCCCGTGCGAAGGATCTCCAAGGATTAGATCCGCTCCGCACCCTGCCACCCAGTATGATGTCCAAAACGCAAAACGAAAGAGAACACACGTGCGATGGGGCAAAGCCACCTTTACACAATCAAACTTTTCACCCACACTGAATTGCTACTGCATAGGCGTAATAGATTTACTAGACCTTTGTAGTCTGCACTGCATCACTAAGGTACTTAGACCCCAAGTCTTCCTCTGATCAAAATCTAAAGCAGTAAAGCGACGTCAGAATCTCCCTACGACAACTAGCCGAATAACTTGCCATGGATCCGACGATCGACCCTAGTTCCTATGTCTATGCGCTGTCGCCGGCTGCATCTCGTCGATTGCACGAGACGACGAGGGAGCACATGACGATTTGTTCACCGGTTCCGGGACAGGAAGGCAACATGGGGTACCCGGAAACATGTGATTTGCGAAGAAGCGGTGGCCGAGCAGGGGAGCAGCTTCAGCGAATCACATTTGAATAGATTTGCATGTGTTGCAACAAGGAGACAAAAAATTACCAGAAAAAGGATGGCCAGCAAGACTGATACTGAACTtagttactccctcctgtcggaattacttgtcgaaatattacatgtatctagacgcttttgcacatagatacattcatatttggaaaaTTTGAGATAGGTAATACCGGTCTGAGGGACTACTAAACAAACCAGCtgaaacaaaactagaagagAACTTCTCCAGGAGTTTTGTGCAAGTATACATTGTGATTGTCAAGCCACCACACGTGACAGTCAAAACTGACCAAGGCTGCATAAAGCTTACCGTGGacaatttaatttatatttagttttGTATAATTGAGATAGCCACCTTCGAGAAAGCATTATGATCTCCAATATATTTTGCTTTCAGTTTGACTTATGTTTTGACATAACCCGTTACTTGCTTCTTCCATGTATGTAAGGCCCCATTTTAAATccaagtttttcaaaattagAAGGCCattattcaaaaaaaatatatctcaCATCATGTCTCACTCAATTGCAAGTACTTGTGCTTCAAATTTGTATTACATGCAACTGATACATGTCTACCTGTCGCACTAGTGGCCTCCGAGTCCCACTGATGCTGAACGCGTGGGTCGGTCCAACTGGTTCCCGCCTGGAAAATTGGAAACATCTAGGGTGTTGTTGGCTTGGATCAGACCTCTCTCCGCAACAATTCAAGCACGTCACCCTGGCAACGTGTTCCGATCTTCGTCAAGACAACTGCCGGCAACGTTCTGCTCGCGGCAAGCCGGCAACCCTCGGCCCGCGGCAACGCCTTGGTCGCGGGAACGCCTCACCCCCGGCAACCCCACCTTGGAGACAACCGTGCGGTGCGGGGGTCCAAGTAACGGTAGAAGAATTAGTTGTGCCTACAGGGCTAGAGCGGCGGGGCTAGGCTTCCCATCTAGTCCCATCGAACAGTAGCTCAAGGGCTGCATGCACAACAGCAAAATGAAACCCATGCCACCTCAATTTTTACCCCGATAGGTATCCCGCACGGGTGTCAGCCGTTTGACCAGGCCATTGTGGTATCAGCTATAAAAGGAGCATCAAGACCACAGTAGAAAAGGGTTGACTTTTTAGCAGTTAAGCCACTCTATTAACTAGCAAGCCCAGGAGCAAAGAAAGAGTTCTCGGCAATCTGTAAAACAAACACTCGGAGCAATACAATAAGTTGGACGTAGGGTATCACGCTTCCAAgcggcctgaacctgggtaaaatcTCATGTGCCACACTTCATGTTTGTGAACCATGCCGGCGTTCGTCAGGGAACTCCCTCACCAACtaccgaaacaaaaaaaaggggtgctCGGCATTCCCGGTGTTTGAGTTTCGGGCTCAGACACTACTATTCCAAATATACACTAACCGAGGCTCTTGAGTTCCGAATCTATCGGCAAAGACCTCTTCAAGATACGACTCTTTGTCTTGGTATTGGAGATTTCCAGACGAGGCCTTACATAAGTGGAAGGAGTGAATATTTGGCACAAATCCAAAGCACAAGCATCtaaacaactcatgcataCATAATTTTGATTCCGCAACAATGCAGTGCATTTAGCTAGTTCAGGATATACTTGTACCTAGTGGAGTGGAGACGGAGCGCTGATGTAGTAAACCTTTTATTGACTTCAGCTACTGTCGGGACATGGGCCACGTATCACTACCTAGTGGCACAAACCCAGGCTTGTAAACAAAATGGGCCACATAAAGAAATTATGCctaagaaaagaaagaatacACCAGCACACGAAAAAAACTACAGTGATTACATGCAACTGAAAAGTTGTTTGAATACTACTTTGGGTCAGTGTCAGGTCAAATTTGATGAATTTCTTGTGGTATCAACAGCGCACTGTAATCATCTGCTGTGGCCTGCAATGTAATGATTTTGTTATTGACAAAGGTATACCTCGACAGTCCTAAAAAAAGGCTACAAACTTAGCTATATGCAATAGAAATGCTAAATAATCCACTACCTTGTATTGCTGACCATGAAATGTGTATTCGACAAGCAGTAGCTTCGGATCTCCAGGGCAAGGATCATAGAAGCCCATTATTCCGGACTTCTTTATCCCCTCATGAAGCTGCAGGTGGCAAGCAGAAAACAATCAGTGGGATAATCCCGCAAATGCTTCTGCCGAATGGTCTAACCTAGTTAATCTTAACAAAGAGTGCAACGGATTACTGCCAATCTGCAGATGCAGAATAGATTGAAATACAGCCAGGTACAGGAGCAACAGTAGTATGCATGAAATTCATAACCACATATGTTGATGTACAGTGATTTGAAATTGACTTGTTCTGGGGCCCATATCAACTGTTAGTATCTGATAGGTCGTGCAGTAGAGATTCCTTTTATCATTCATTTAATGTAAGAGGGAATTAAGCTGGCTAGTTCTGACACCCACATGAAATAATACAGGTATCTGAAAGACGATCAGTTGCACATATAATATGGACACCGACTTAGGGTTTCCTTACATTTATGCACATGAATCTGGAGACAAAACATATGAATGTAAAATGGATATTTGCAAGCTATTTAAGTTCCTCGGGTTTTCTTCCCCAAGTGGTATCACTACTATCACATAACACTAACAAACCGATGACAACTTTCTTAAACCCTCTTCCTCCAGCCTCTACGGCCCAAAGATGAACTGTAGCTGGTAAAACGTAGGGATTTGTTTCTAGGAGAGATAAATTTGAAATACACAGttaattttttaaatatattGATGATTGTACGAAAGCTTGCATTTGTGAGTTGCAATACACAAAAAGTCAAATACCACACCACATCATTGGCATTGGCTTTTTCCCAACAGAAACTCTAACTAGGAAAGTACAAATATGCTGCAAACAGCTACTGTATGAAATATCACAGTTCTTGTCAACTGCTGGGTTTATATTTTACATAATCGACTTAAACTCATCAACAATATGACTGGGACATACCTTGAGCTGACCTGCCTCGGTCACAAGGAAGTTCAGTGGGATCGTAACATCAAATACTTGCGAAGCCACATCATCGTTTATCTCACTCAGTTCACTGCTCTCTTTGATTTTTCTAGGATTGCCATACAAAGCTTTTGTAATGACCAAACCATCATTCTCCAGCTGTTTATTCTTCTTGCGATTGGAGACAGGTTCCAGTAACCTTTGAGCTTTTTTGGCTGCCTGTCTAGCTTCTGTTAGCTGTATAGGATAGACATGTTCATTTACTATAAGTATTACTAGATGATTTTAtataatgaaaaatatatgaaacatttacaagaaaaacacaatcaaTGATGCAGTCAAGGAATACAACAATAGATATCTGAAAACAAAATGCAGCAAAAACGGGAAACTGAGAAACCACAAGATGTATCTTCCATGGATAGTAAATTCAAGTAACAGTAATGGCCAATCACACGCATGTATCTTCCTCCAATATACATCATGTACATACTTGACAAATTGAACTAGCATGTTATAATCGGTTGATCATTCCAAAACAATATTATATGTAAAGATGCAAACACAAAAGCATAAGACAAGCTCTTTATGTTATGAAGTACATAAGATGGCAAATAAGAAGACATAAGTGGTGATTTACCTGTGTTGACAAGCTATCCATCTTTTCAAGTGTCTTCTGCTTTTCTCGCTTTAGATAGTAAGGCTTCACCACATATGTCTGTCAAAGCATAGGAACCACAGGTTTACTTTAGTGAACAGATGCAGAGAAGGTAACAGATGTGGGATTTCTGCCTTATCTGCATAAATCTACCACACATCTCTGCCACGCGGTAAGAACAGAAGTCAGGAATATTAGAACCTGAAGCAGAAAATATAGTGTTGAAGGAATAGCAAATGCACCAGTGACAAATAATGCATTGAAGTCAGTTGAAAGCAAGACCTGCACAGTTAATGAAAAAGTCAGTGAAATCCGAAATATTTATTGTTGCATGGACcacaagcaaataaaattgACCTGTAGTTTTGTAATATTTACGCAGTGAGCATGTTTATACCATTAGATAAACAGATAATAGAAGAAGACAAGAAGGTTTTAACTTACTGGGATAACTAACTTTTTCCCAGCACGCTTTAACTCAAATCTCCAAGAGACACCCTGCAACAGAAATGAAGCAATCTCAGAACACAAAACGAATAATAAGAAAACTAGCTGTCAAACGCATCAAACAGCAAAGTTCTCTACTAAAGATTACATGAGATGAAAGGGAATTGGAAATACATGATCGTTGCATGTATCAAAATATCAATTGCCATTGCCTAATAACAATGCATGTTCAAATTTTCGCATTGGCAAA includes:
- the LOC104583679 gene encoding uncharacterized protein LOC104583679, translating into MPCLRGCPARAGVRRTALAQPQPSPRQSPLIRTSSSLQNPLQSHAPAWHATVVSFQLTALLRPIYTHTQPHGHTHTHSTLPCSSHPQLTQVRSSHTNRENRVVFLQLIAAAMARRGFLCSPRVLVLLLLLVLGDAAAMAMARQLLGGVAQTPWPAGAPAAEGPAGDVARPRRHEDRSIAGAEVILAGFAAAVVAAIFCYIRVTRKKSSGSHGATLGTAPEKV